A region of Paenibacillus sp. 37 DNA encodes the following proteins:
- a CDS encoding NAD-dependent epimerase/dehydratase family protein — protein MKRKLLITGAAGVIGRSLLEGLRAKGTYDIVAADLREDEEAGIVAMDVTDGERLKELMQGVHTVLHIAWAKDEEDFLGKVLPINVTGAYHVYEAARLNGVRRVIFASSNHATGFYPTGEDIEVDDPYRPDSFYGLSKCYIELLGRYYVDKYDLSSFNIRIGNFSGDTYPHSERSAHIWISPRDMVQLAECCIKADPDMKYLNLYGTSANTDNYYDISYLAQKIGYRPQDDAAELWEEAKLRGVPDKQDETAYQGGGHVEKEPKDS, from the coding sequence CTGAAGCGTAAGCTGTTAATTACGGGAGCTGCAGGAGTCATTGGTCGCAGTCTGCTGGAGGGGCTGAGAGCCAAGGGTACGTATGACATCGTTGCGGCTGATCTGCGTGAAGACGAGGAAGCTGGCATTGTAGCCATGGATGTGACAGATGGGGAACGCCTGAAGGAACTGATGCAGGGGGTTCACACCGTTCTGCACATTGCATGGGCCAAGGATGAGGAAGATTTTCTGGGCAAAGTTCTGCCGATCAACGTAACCGGAGCCTACCATGTGTATGAAGCAGCTCGGTTGAATGGTGTTCGGCGGGTGATCTTCGCAAGTTCCAACCATGCAACAGGCTTCTATCCTACTGGTGAAGATATTGAAGTGGATGACCCGTACCGACCGGACAGCTTCTATGGACTTAGCAAATGTTATATTGAACTGCTGGGACGTTATTACGTTGACAAATATGACCTGTCCTCATTTAACATTCGGATTGGAAACTTCTCAGGTGATACATACCCGCACTCGGAGCGCTCGGCTCATATTTGGATATCACCAAGGGACATGGTCCAGCTTGCTGAGTGCTGTATTAAAGCCGATCCAGATATGAAGTATCTGAATCTGTACGGGACTTCTGCGAATACAGATAATTACTATGATATTAGCTATCTGGCGCAGAAGATTGGATACCGCCCACAGGATGATGCAGCCGAGTTGTGGGAAGAGGCAAAGCTTAGAGGCGTACCCGACAAACAGGATGAGACAGCCTATCAGGGCGGAGGCCATGTGGAGAAAGAACCAAAAGATTCATAA
- a CDS encoding heparinase II/III family protein — MEDSIHEVENENIIQRGNESRTLSSLSADRLLEKLSRPDLASLYTDLKAYAERALKEPMPSLSFRLYRQFSDMGERKAYEEAYFNRRGRLAAVAMLALDTARPDALQALEEMLWDVCGEYTWCLPAHLGTGEVNQVNGNIDLFAAETVHMLAEMVTIHAERLDRLVIERIRSEAERRIFIPLYREQRKFHWQTADHNWSAVCGGCCGMAALLLLDDESTLQESISHTVSCMNAFLSGYGEDGGCAEGIGYWVYGFGYFTYYAELLREYSEGEHNLLTGSKITAIAAFPLRVHLSGGTFVNYSDSAEQEEIPSGLLSLLASRVGLQVDLPLHIPLLTDDPCHRWAHLLRNVMWSDPAVYGGEGASGQVERGFIFQNLGWMVAKGVLHSPGKQRSSGAPLHVAISVKGGHNDEPHNHNDLGQFIIHCGGENILCDPGAGLYTQAYFARGRERLFHISSSGHNVPLIEGQEQSSGRQAQAHVLEAKLAADGGELNTTLDLTSAYPGAASLARYTRQFHWALNPDGSRDGAELRLIDRFQWKSRRESSAERFSSVDDSDAGCSSVVERWISRLQPEVVKSGNLRWQGVHGTVHMAYDANQWQVHTEAIDTVDHGNVPVTFYRTSLSWTGVIDETDVRTERPNPLETVCEVRFIIEPKMEETEVSMRE, encoded by the coding sequence GTGGAAGATTCCATTCACGAAGTCGAAAATGAAAATATAATTCAACGTGGAAACGAGAGCAGAACATTGAGTTCCTTAAGTGCCGACAGACTCTTGGAGAAGTTATCCCGGCCTGATTTGGCTTCGTTATACACAGACTTGAAGGCTTACGCTGAACGTGCCTTGAAAGAACCCATGCCTTCCTTGTCGTTCCGTCTATATCGACAGTTCAGTGATATGGGTGAGCGAAAAGCCTATGAAGAGGCTTATTTCAATCGAAGAGGCAGGCTGGCTGCTGTGGCGATGCTCGCATTAGACACAGCTAGACCGGATGCACTGCAGGCGCTGGAAGAAATGTTGTGGGACGTGTGTGGTGAGTATACGTGGTGTTTGCCCGCGCATCTGGGTACGGGAGAGGTCAACCAGGTGAATGGGAACATCGATCTGTTCGCCGCAGAGACAGTACATATGCTGGCCGAGATGGTGACCATTCACGCCGAGCGGCTGGATCGCCTTGTCATAGAGCGAATCAGGTCTGAGGCAGAGCGACGAATCTTCATCCCGCTATACCGGGAGCAACGGAAGTTCCACTGGCAGACAGCGGATCACAACTGGTCGGCGGTCTGTGGTGGGTGCTGTGGCATGGCCGCATTGTTGCTGCTCGATGATGAGTCCACACTACAGGAATCGATCTCCCATACGGTCAGCTGTATGAACGCATTCTTGAGCGGATATGGCGAGGATGGCGGCTGTGCCGAAGGTATTGGATATTGGGTATATGGCTTCGGTTACTTCACCTATTATGCCGAATTGCTTCGCGAATATAGTGAGGGTGAACACAATCTACTAACGGGTTCCAAAATAACAGCCATTGCAGCCTTCCCGCTGCGAGTTCATCTGTCAGGCGGAACATTCGTAAATTATTCGGACAGTGCCGAGCAGGAAGAGATCCCTTCCGGATTACTCTCCCTACTCGCGTCACGGGTTGGGTTGCAGGTGGATCTGCCGCTTCATATTCCACTCCTTACAGATGATCCCTGTCATCGCTGGGCTCATCTGTTGCGGAACGTGATGTGGAGCGATCCGGCAGTGTATGGTGGTGAAGGTGCCTCTGGACAGGTTGAACGTGGATTTATTTTTCAAAATCTGGGCTGGATGGTTGCGAAGGGTGTGCTTCATTCTCCGGGTAAACAACGTTCCAGCGGCGCGCCCCTTCATGTGGCTATTTCCGTTAAAGGCGGGCATAACGATGAACCTCACAACCATAATGATCTGGGTCAGTTCATTATCCATTGCGGTGGTGAGAATATCCTGTGTGATCCGGGAGCAGGGTTGTATACCCAAGCGTATTTTGCGCGAGGCAGAGAGCGCCTGTTCCACATCTCGTCATCCGGTCATAACGTTCCGCTCATTGAAGGCCAGGAGCAAAGCTCGGGCCGGCAAGCGCAAGCCCATGTGTTAGAGGCAAAACTGGCAGCGGATGGCGGTGAGCTGAATACAACATTGGATCTGACATCCGCATACCCTGGAGCTGCTTCACTGGCTCGTTATACACGTCAATTCCATTGGGCATTGAATCCTGACGGCAGTAGAGATGGAGCGGAATTGCGTCTGATTGACCGTTTTCAATGGAAGAGCAGGAGGGAGTCTTCGGCAGAACGATTCTCTTCGGTGGATGATTCAGATGCAGGATGTTCGAGCGTAGTGGAGCGATGGATAAGTAGATTACAGCCTGAGGTGGTGAAGAGCGGTAATCTTCGCTGGCAAGGAGTACATGGAACGGTCCATATGGCGTATGATGCGAACCAGTGGCAAGTCCATACGGAGGCAATAGACACAGTTGATCATGGCAATGTTCCCGTCACATTCTATCGGACGTCACTATCATGGACAGGTGTGATTGATGAGACGGATGTTCGGACAGAACGCCCTAATCCACTTGAAACGGTATGTGAGGTACGCTTCATCATTGAACCGAAAATGGAAGAAACCGAGGTGAGCATGCGTGAATAA
- a CDS encoding SGNH/GDSL hydrolase family protein, with translation MSTSPSVILFQGDSITDGGRSRNDDPNHFLGHGYAYLISSKLGMELAGKHKTFYNRGISGDRASDLYARWNEDTISLKPDLISILIGVNDAWRTMNGEPSGVTDRFGRAYRHLLEETREVMPDTGLILMEPFILRTGATAEKWEAWEAYIGQYQKLAQGLAEEFGAVWVPLQQTFNDALKQADAAYWLWDGVHPTAAGHELIARQWLCVVQNSSLAIV, from the coding sequence ATGAGTACAAGTCCATCCGTTATATTGTTTCAGGGAGACTCAATTACAGATGGGGGAAGATCACGCAATGACGATCCGAATCATTTTCTCGGACACGGATATGCGTATCTAATCTCTAGCAAACTGGGTATGGAACTGGCGGGCAAGCATAAGACCTTCTATAACAGAGGTATCAGCGGGGATCGGGCATCCGATCTGTACGCACGCTGGAATGAGGATACCATTAGTCTAAAACCGGACCTGATCAGCATCCTGATTGGGGTTAATGATGCCTGGCGCACGATGAATGGTGAACCTAGCGGGGTAACGGATCGTTTCGGACGGGCGTATCGCCATTTGCTCGAAGAAACTCGGGAAGTGATGCCGGACACGGGGCTGATTTTGATGGAACCGTTTATTCTGAGAACCGGAGCAACCGCGGAGAAATGGGAAGCCTGGGAAGCGTATATCGGTCAATATCAGAAACTGGCTCAAGGTCTTGCTGAGGAATTTGGAGCTGTGTGGGTACCATTGCAGCAGACGTTTAATGACGCTCTGAAACAGGCGGATGCAGCCTACTGGTTATGGGATGGCGTACACCCAACCGCAGCAGGTCATGAGCTGATTGCACGCCAATGGTTGTGTGTTGTACAGAATTCTTCGCTTGCGATTGTGTAA